One stretch of Lemur catta isolate mLemCat1 chromosome 2, mLemCat1.pri, whole genome shotgun sequence DNA includes these proteins:
- the SRRM2 gene encoding serine/arginine repetitive matrix protein 2 isoform X5: protein MYNGIGLPTPRGSGTNGYVQRNLSLVRGRRGERPDYKGEEELRRLEAALVKRPNPDILDHERKRRVELRCLELEEMMEEQGYEEQQIQEKVATFRLMLLEKDVNPGGKEDTPGQRPAVTETHQLAELNEKKNERLRAAFGISDSYVDGSSFDPQRRAREAKQPAPEPPKPYSLVRESSSSRSPTPKQKKKKKKKDRGRRSESSSPRRERKKSSKKKKHRSESESKKRKHRSPTPKSKRKSKDKKRKRSRSTTPAPKSRRAHRSTSADSASSSDTSRSRSRSAAAKTHTTALTGRSPSPASGRRGEGDAPSSEPGTINTQQPSSPEPSTKQPSSPYEDKDKKEKSAARPSPSPERSSTGPEPPAPTPLLAEQHGGSPQPLATTPLSQEPVNPPSEASPTRGHSPPKSPEKPPQSSSSESSPPSPQPTKVSRHASSSPESPKPALAPGAHRESCSPTSKNRSHGRAKRDKSHSHTPSRRMGRSHSPVTTKRGRSRSRTPTKRGHSRSRSPQWRRSRSAQRWGRSRSPQRRGRSRSPQRPGWSRSRNTQRRGRSRSARRGRSHSRSPATRGRSRSRTPARRGRSRSRTPARRRSRSRTPTRRRSRSRTPSRRARSRSRTPARRRSRTRSPVRRRSRSRSPARRSARSRSRTPARRSARSRSRTPARRSARSRSRTPARRSGRSRSRTPARRGRSRSRTPRRGRSRSRSLVRRGRSHSRTPQRRGRSGSSSERKNKSRTSQRSRSNSSPEMKKSRVSSRRSRSVSSQRSKVKSRLSLRRSLSGSSPCPKQKSQTPPRRSRSGSSQHKAKSRTPPRRSRSGSSPPPKQKSKTPSRQSHSSSSPHPKAKSGTPPRQGSIGSPQANEQSATPQRQSHSESSPDPELKSRTPSRYSCSGSSPPRVKSSTPPRQSPSRSSSPQPKVKAVTSPRQRSHSGSSSPSPSRVASRTPPRQSRSVSPCSNVESTLLPRHSHSRSSSPDTKVKPETPPRQSHSGSTSPYPKVKPQTPPGLSLFGSKSPRHQEKSKDLPAQSSPGSFSLCPGVKSSTPPGDSYFGSSSLQQRGQSQISPDLRSDTSSPEVRQSHSESPSLQSKSQTPPKGDQSRSSSPITELAPRSPTRQDRSELSASPRLKSGMSPEQSRSQSDSLYAGLDSESLLGKSRSEPFPESKQKMGLPLQEDVTASSPRPRDKFSPLVQVRPESSPVLKDIPRTPLREISGAGSSPDTRDQNSTLAKSSQDEELREMVEKSEEPSSHVLPHLSPELKEVAGNNYELSPEIEERPAVSLTLDQSQSQAALEAVEVAAVASSWGGPHFSSEHKELSNSPPRENSFGSPLQFRNSGPIGTEMNTGFSSEIKEDLNGPFLSQLETDPSLEMREQSTRSSRHSSSELSPDAVEKAGMSSNQSVASPVLDAIPRTPSRERSSSASSPELKDGLPRTPSRRSRSGSSPGLRDGSGTPSRHSLSGSSPGMKDIPRTPSRGRSECDSSPEPKALPQTPRPRSRSPSSPELNNKCLTPQRERSGSESSVEQKTVARTPLGQRSRSGSSQELDGKPRASPQERSESDSSPDSKTKTRTPLRQRSRSGSSPEVDSKSQPSPRRSRSGSSPEVKDKPRVAPRAQSGSDSSPEPKAPTPRALPRRSRSGSSSKGRGPSPEGSSSTESSPEHPPKSKTVRRGSRSSPEPKTKSRTPPRRRSSRSSPELTRKARLSRRSRSASSSPETRSRTPPRRRRSPSVSSPEPAEKSRSSRRRRSASSPRTKTTSRRGRSPSPKPRGLQRSRSRSRREKTRTTRRRDRSGSSQSTSRRRQRSRSRSRVTRRRRGGSGYHSRSPARQESSRTSSRRRRGRSRTPPTSRKRSRSRTSPAPWKRSRSRASPATHRRSRSRTPLISRRRSRSRTSPVSRRRSRSRTSVTRRRSRSRASPVSRRRSRSRTPPVTRRRSRSRTPTTRRRSRSRTPAVTRRRSRSRTPPVTRRRSRSRTSPITRRRSRSRTSPVTRRRSRSRTSPVTRRRSRSRTSPVTRRRSRSRTPPAIRRRSRSRTPLLPRKRSRSRSPLAIRRRSRSRTPRTTRGKRSLTRSPPAIRRRSASGSSSDRSRSATPPATRNHSGSRTPPVALNSSRVSCFSRPSMSPTPLDRCRSPGMLEPLGSSRAPMSVLQQAGGSMMDGPGPRIPDHQRTSVPENHAQSRIALALTAISLGTARPPPSMSAAGLAARMSQVPAPVPLMSLRTAPAANLASRIPAASAAAMNLASARTPAIPTAVNLADSRTPAAAAAMNLASPRTAVAPSAVNLADPRTPTAPAVNLAGARTPAALAALSLTGSGTPPTAANYPSSSRTPQAPASANLVGPRSAHATAPVNIASSRTPTALAPASLSTARMAPALSGANLTSPRVPLSAYERVSGRTSPPLLDRARSRTPPSAPSQSRMTSERAPSPPSRMGQTPSQSLLPPAQERPRSPVPSAFSDQSRSLIAQTTTIAGSQSLSSGAVAKTTSSGGGHNGMLSSAAHGVSHSEGGEPPASTGAQQPSALAALQPAKERRSSSSSSSSSSSSSSSSSSSSSSSSSGSSSSDSEGSSLPAQPEVALKRVPSPTPAPKEAVREGRPPEPTPAKRKRRSSSSSSSSSSSSSSSSSSSSSSSSSSSSSSSSSSSSSSSSSSPSPAKPGPQALPKPASPKKPPPGERSHTQRLAV from the exons ATGTACAACGGGATCGGGCTGCCGACGCCCCGGGGCAGCGGCACCAACGGCTACGTCCAGCGCAACCTGTCCCTGGTGCGGGGCCGCCGGGGTGAGCGGCCTGACTACAAGGGAGAGGAGGAACTGCGGCGCCTGGAGGCTGCCCTGGTGAAGCGGCCTAATCCTGACATCCTGGACCACGAGCGCAAGCGGCGCGTGGAGCTGCGATGCCTCGAGCTGGAGGAGATGATGGaagagcaggg GTACGAAGAACAGCAAATTCAGGAAAAAGTGGCGACCTTTCGACTCATGTTGCTGGAGAAGGATGTGAACCCTGGGGGGAAGGAGGACACCCCAGGGCAGAGGCCAGC GGTAACTGAGACTCACCAGTTGGCAGAATTGAATGAGAAGAAGAATGAGCGACTCCGTGCTGCCTTTGGCATCAGTGATTCTTATGTGGATGGCAGTTCTTTTGACCCTCAGCGTCGTGCTCGCGAAGCCAAACAACCAGCTCCTGAGCCTCCCAAACCTTACAG ccTTGTTCGGGAGTCCAGCAGTTCTCGCTCACCAACcccaaagcaaaagaagaagaaaaagaagaaagatagagGACG CAGGTCAGAGAGCAGCTCTCCTCGAcgggagagaaagaagagctcAAAGAAGAAGAAGCACAG GTCAGAGTCTGAGTCCAAGAAACGTAAGCATAG GTCTCCCACTCCAAAGAGCAAACGTAAATCTAAGGACAAGAAGCGAAAACG GTCTCGAAGTACAACACCAGCCCCCAAGAGCCGCCGGGCCCACCGTTCAACTTCTGCTgactctgcttcctcctctgatACTTCACGCAGTCG ATCTCGAAGTGCTGCAGCTAAAACCCATACAACTGCCTTGACTGGGCGAAGTCCTTCCCCTGCTTCAGGGCGTCGAGGGGAGGGAGATGCGCCCTCCAGTGAGCCAGGTACCATCAACACACAACAACCTAGCAGCCCAGAGCCCTCTACAAAGCAGCCTAGCAGCCCTTACGAAGACAAAGACAAGAAGGAG AAATCTGCAGCTCGACCTAGTCCCTCTCCGGAAAGGAGCAGCACAGGCCCAGAACCACCTGCTCCCACTCCGCTCCTTGCTGAGCAACATGGCGGCTCCCCACAACCCCTTGCAACAACCCCCTTAAGTCAGGAGCCAGTGAACCCCCCATCTGAGGCCTCCCCAACCCGGGGCCATTCACCACCTAAGTCTCCTGAGAAACCTCCCCAGTCTTCTTCGTCAGAGAGCAGCCCACCATCCCCTCAACCTACCAAAGTTTCTCGGCATGCCAGCTCTTCCCCTGAAAGTCCTAAACCTGCTCTAGCTCCTGGGGCCCACCGGGAGAGTTGTTCTCCCACATCCAAGAATCGATCACATGGCAGAGCAAAGCGGGATAAATCACACTCTCACACCCCTTCCCGTAGGATGGGGAGATCCCATAGCCCTGTAACTACTAAGAGGGGGCGATCTCGGTCTCGAACCCCTACCAAGAGAGGTCATTCTCGGTCCCGGTCCCCTCAGTGGCGTAGGTCCAGGTCTGCACAGAGGTGGGGAAGATCTAGAAGCCCACAGCGACGTGGCCGCTCTAGGTCTCCTCAGCGACCAGGCTGGTCCAGGAGCAGAAATACCCAGAGAAGAGGCAGGTCTCGATCAGCAAGGCGAGGTAGATCGCACTCTAGATCCCCAGCCACTAGGGGCAGATCTCGTTCTAGAACACCAGCCCGGCGGGGCAGGTCTCGTTCTAGAACACCTGCCAGGCGGAGGTCACGTTCTAGAACACCCACCAGGCGCAGGTCTCGGTCTAGAACACCATCCCGAAGGGCCAGGTCCCGGTCCAGAACACCTGCTAGGCGCAGATCTAGGACCCGATCACCAGTCCGACGAAGGTCTCGTAGTAGATCTCCAGCCAGGAGAAGTGCCCGGTCACGCTCTAGAACCCCAGCCAGGAGAAGTGCCCGGTCACGCTCTAGAACCCCAGCCAGAAGAAGTGCCCGGTCACGCTCTAGAACCCCAGCCAGACGCAGTGGTCGCTCGCGTTCCAGAACACCAGCCAGGAGAGGGAGATCTCGGTCTAGGACACCAAGACGAGGAAGATCCCGCAGTAGAAGTCTAGTTAGACGAGGAAGGTCTCACTCTAGAACACCACAAAGAAGAGGCAGATCTGGCTCATCATCAGAGCGAAAAAACAAATCCAGAACATCTCAGAGGAGTAGGTCCAACTCGAGCCCAGAAATGAAAAAGTCTCGTGTTTCTTCAAGGCGGAGCAGATCTGTCTCTTCACAACGATCCAAAGTAAAGTCACGCTTGTCTTTGAGGCGAAGCCTTTCGGGGTCCTCTCCATGCCCTAAACAAAAGTCACAGACCCCACCCAGGCGCAGTCGCTCTGGATCATCCCAACATAAAGCTAAATCTAGAACGCCACCCAGGCGTAGTCGCTCTGGTTCTTCACCACCACCTAAACAGAAATCTAAAACGCCATCAAGACAAAGTCATTCCAGTTCATCTCCTCACCCTAAAGCGAAATCTGGAACACCTCCAAGACAAGGGTCTATAGGAAGTCCTCAGGCCAATGAACAATCTGCAACACCACAAAGACAGAGCCATTCTGAATCATCACCTGATCCTGAGTTAAAATCTAGGACCCCTTCAAGATACAGTTGCTCTGGGTCCTCTCCTCCTAGAGTGAAATCGAGTACACCTCCAAGACAGAGCCCATCTAGGTCATCATCTCCACAACCCAAAGTGAAGGCCGTAACATCCCCAAGACAAAGAAGTCATTCTGGCTCCTCTTCTCCAAGTCCTAGTAGGGTGGCATCTAGAACACCTCCAAGGCAAAGCAGATCAGTGTCTCCCTGCTCCAATGTGGAATCCACGTTATTACCAAGGCACAGCCACTCTAGGTCctcctcaccagataccaaagtGAAACCTGAAACACCACCAAGACAAAGTCACTCAGGGTCTACTTCGCCGTACCCCAAAGTAAAGCCCCAAACTCCACCAGGGCTAAGTCTTTTTGGATCAAAGTCTCCTCGTCACCAAGAGAAGTCTAAAGACTTACCAGCACAGAGTTCCCCtggatctttctctctctgtccaggAGTAAAATCTAGTACACCACCAGGAGATAGCTATTTTGGCTCTTCATCTCTGCAACAGAGAGGGCAATCTCAAATCTCACCAGACCTCAGATCTGATACTTCAAGTCCGGAAGTGAGACAGAGTCACTCAGAATCTCCATCTCTGCAGAGCAAATCTCAAACTCCTCCTAAGGGTGATCAGTCCAGGTCCTCATCTCCAATCACTGAACTGGCACCCAGATCTCCAACAAGGCAAGACAGAAGTGAATTATCAGCAAGTCCTAGGCTGAAATCTGGGATGTCTCCTGAGCAGAGCAGGTCCCAGTCTGACTCTTTATATGCTGGACTAGACTCTGAATCTCTTCTGGGGAAGAGTAGATCAGAGCCTTTTCCTGAATCAAAACAGAAGATGGGCTTACCCCTTCAGGAGGATGTTACTGCATCGTCTCCTAGACCAAGAGACAAATTTAGTCCTTTGGTACAGGTCAGGCCCGAGTCTTCACCAGTACTCAAAGACATACCTAGAACCCCACTGAGGGAAATAAGTGGTGCTGGGTCATCTCCAGATACAAGAGACCAAAATAGCACATTAGCTAAGTCAAGCCAAGATGAAGAGTTAAGGGAGATGGTAGAGAAATCTGAAGAACCCTCAAGCCATGTCCTGCCCCATTTGTCTCCAGAACTTAAAGAAGTGGCTGGAAATAACTATGAATTATCTCCTGAAATAGAAGAAAGGCCTGCTGTGTCTTTGACTCTTGACCAAAGCCAGTCACAGGCTGCTTTGGAAGCAGTAGAAGTTGCTGCAGTGGCCTCATCTTGGGGTGGGCCACATTTTTCTTCAGAACATAAAGAACTGTCTAACTCCCCCCCCAGGGAGAATAGCTTTGGATCACCTTTACAATTTAGAAACTCAGGCCCTATTGGTACAGAAATGAATACTGGATTTTCTTCTGAGATTAAAGAAGATTTGAACGGACCTTTCCTTAGTCAGCTGGAGACAGATCCATCTCTAGAAATGAGAGAACAATCGACAAGATCCTCTAGACACAGCAGTTCTGAGTTATCCCCAGATGCAGTGGAAAAGGCTGGAATGTCTTCAAATCAGAGTGTTGCTTCACCTGTACTTGATGCTATACCCAGAACACCCTCAAGAGAAAGAAGTAGTTCTGCATCTTCTCCTGAACTAAAAGATGGCTTACCCAGAACTCCATCAAGGAGAAGCAGGTCTGGGTCTTCTCCAGGACTTAGAGATGGGTCTGGGACTCCCTCAAGGCACAGCCTGTCTGGGTCCTCTCCTGGAATGAAAGATATACCTAGAACACCATCCAGGGGGAGAAGTGAATGTGATTCTTCTCCGGAACCGAAAGCTTTGCCTCAGACTCCTAGGCCAAGAAGTCGTTCTCCATCATCCCCAGAACTCAACAACAAGTGTCTTACCccccagagagagagaagtgggtCAGAATCATCAGTTGAACAGAAAACTGTGGCCAGGACTCCACTTGGGCAGAGAAGTAGGTCTGGATCTTCTCAAGAACTTGATGGGAAACCCAGAGCATCCCCTCAGGAAAGAAGTGAGTCAGACTCTTCTCCAGATTCTAAAACCAAGACACGAACCCCGCTTAGGCAGAGGAGTCGCTCTGGATCATCTCCAGAGGTTGACAGCAAATCCCAACCTTCTCCTCGGCGGAGCAGGTCTGGCTCCTCTCCTGAAGTGAAAGATAAGCCAAGAGTGGCACCCAGGGCACAGAGCGGTTCTGACTCATCTCCTGAACCCAAAGCTCCTACCCCTAGGGCCCTTCCCAGACGAAGCAGATCAGGTTCATCAAGCAAAGGCAGAGGCCCTTCTCCTGAAGGAAGCAGCAGTACCGAGTCCTCTCCAGAACACCCACCCAAATCCAAAACAGTTCGAAGAGGCTCCAGGTCATCACCAGAGCCCAAGACTAAATCTCGCACGCCACCTCGACGTCGCAGTTCTCGATCATCTCCTGAACTAACAAGGAAGGCCAGACTTTCACGTAGAAGCCgctctgcctcttcctcaccaGAAACCCGCTCTAGAACTCCCCCAAGACGCCGAAGAAGTCCCTCAGTGTCTTCCCCAGAGCCAGCTGAAAAGTCAAGGTCTTCCCGCCGACGGCGCTCAGCTTCATCTCCACGCACTAAGACAACTTCCAGGAGAGGCCGGTCTCCTTCACCAAAGCCTCGTGGACTCCAGAGGTCTCGTTCCCGCTCAAGGAGGGAGAAAACCAGAACAACCCGCCGTCGAGATAGGTCTGGATCTTCCCAGTCAACATCTCGGAGAAGACAGCGGAGCCGGTCAAGGTCTCGGGTTACTCGGCGAAGGAGGGGAGGCTCTGGTTATCACTCAAGGTCACCTGCCAGGCAGGAGAGTTCCCGAACCTCCTCTCGACGCCGAAGAGGCCGTTCTCGGACACCTCCAACCAGTCGGAAGCGTTCGCGCTCACGCACATCACCAGCGCCATGGAAACGCTCTAGATCTCGAGCCTCTCCAGCCACTCACCGGCGATCCAGGTCCAGAACACCCCTGATAAGCCGACGTAGGTCCAGGTCTCGAACCTCACCAGTCAGTCGGAGGCGGTCAAGGTCCAGAACATCAGTGACTCGGCGAAGATCTCGGTCAAGAGCATCCCCAGTGAGTCGAAGGCGATCCAGGTCCAGAACACCACCAGTAACCCGCCGTCGTTCAAGGTCCAGAACACCAACAACACGCCGGCGCTCCCGTTCTAGAACTCCAGCAGTGACTCGCAGAAGGTCCAGATCTAGGACTCCACCTGTAACCAGGAGACGATCTCGAAGCAGAACTTCACCTATCACTCGTAGAAGGTCAAGATCCAGAACATCTCCAGTCACCCGAAGGAGATCTCGATCTCGCACTTCTCCAGTAACTCGAAGAAGGTCCCGCTCTCGAACCTCTCCAGTGACACGCCGCCGCTCTAGGTCCCGAACACCTCCAGCTATTCGGCGCCGCTCTAGGTCTCGAACACCACTGTTGCCACGCAAACGATCTCGAAGTCGCTCACCACTTGCTATCCGCCGCCGTTCTAGATCCCGTACTCCACGAACAACTCGGGGCAAACGGTCCTTAACAAGATCTCCTCCAGCCATCCGCAGGCGTTCTGCATCTGGAAGTAGTTCTGATCGCTCACGTTCTGCTACTCCTCCAGCAACACGGAACCATTCTGGTTCTCGGACCCCTCCGGTAGCACTCAATAGCTCCAGAGTGAGCTGCTTCAGTCGTCCTAGCATGTCACCAACTCCTCTTGATCGCTGCAGATCACCTGGAATGCTTGAACCCCTTGGCAGCTCTAGAGCACCCATGTCTGTCCTGCAGCAAGCTGGTGGCTCCATGATGGATGGTCCAGGTCCCCGAATACCTGATCACCAGAGAACATCTGTGCCAGAAAATCATGCTCAATCTAGAATTGCTCTTGCCCTGACGGCCATCAGTCTTGGCACTGCTCGGCCTCCTCCGTCCATGTCCGCTGCTGGCCTTGCTGCAAGAATGTCCCAGGTTCCAGCTCCAGTGCCTCTCATGAGTCTCAGAACGGCCCCAGCTGCCAACCTTGCCAGCAGGATTCCTGCAGCTTCTGCAGCAGCCATGAACCTGGCCAGTGCCAGAACACCTGCCATCCCGACAGCAGTGAACCTGGCTGACTCGCGAAcaccagctgcagcagcagccaTGAACTTGGCCAGCCCCAGAACAGCGGTGGCACCTTCAGCTGTGAACCTTGCTGACCCTCGTacccccacagccccagctgTGAACCTGGCAGGAGCCAGAACCCCAGCTGCCTTGGCAGCTTTGAGTCTCACAGGTTCTGGCACTCCCCCAACTGCTGCAAATTATCCCTCCAGTTCCAGAACACCCCAGGCTCCAGCCTCTGCAAACCTGGTGGGTCCTCGGTCTGCACATGCCACAGCTCCTGTCAATATTGCCAGCTCCAGAACCCCCACAGCCTTGGCTCCTGCAAGCCTCTCCACTGCTAGGATGGCTCCGGCACTGTCTGGTGCAAACCTCACCAGCCCCAGGGTGCCCCTCTCTGCCTACGAGCGTGTCAGTGGCAGAACCTCACCACCGCTCCTTGACCGAGCCAGATCCAGAACGCCACCATCTGCCCCAAGCCAGTCTAGGATGACCTCTGAGCgggctccttcccctccttcaaGAATGGGCCAGACTCCCTCCCAGTCTCTTCTCCCTCCAGCACAGGAGCGGCCTAGGTCCCCTGTGCCATCTGCTTTTTCAGACCAATCCCGTTCTTTGATTGCCCAGACCACCACCATAGCAGGGTCTCAGTCCCTTTCCTCTGGGGCAGTGGCAAAGACCACATCCTCCGGTGGTGGCCACAATGGCATGCTCTCTAGCGCTGCCCATGGGGTGTCCCATTCTGAGGGTGGGGAACCACCTGCCTCTACTGGGGCCCAGCAGCCTTCTGCATTAGCCGCCCTGCAGCCAGCAAAGGAGCGGCggagttcctcctcctcctcctcgtcctctagctcctcctcttcatcatcatcGTCCtcgtcctcctcttcctcctctggctcCAGTTCTAGTGACTCGGAGGGCTCTAGCCTTCCAGCTCAACCTGAGGTGGCACTGAAGAG gGTCCCCAGCCCTACCCCAGCCCCAAAGGAGGCTGTGCGAGAGGGACGTCCTCCAGAGCCAACCCCAGCCAAGCGGAAGAGACGCTCTAGCAGTTCCAGTTCCAGttcctcctcttcatcttcttcctcttcctcttcctcctcctcctcttcctcttcttcctcctcttcctcgtcttcctcttcttcctcctcctcctcctcttcctccccttcccctgctaAGCCTGGTCCTCAGGCCTTGCCCAAACCTGCAAGCCCCAAGAAGCCACCCCCTGGCGAGCGGAG ccacacccaGCGCCTTGCAGTCTAA